The following nucleotide sequence is from Alkalihalobacillus sp. LMS39.
AATTCCATAAGGTTTATCTATAAGCTTTATGAGAACATCGAGCAAATCACAAACATATGTCGGTGCACCAAGTTGATCATCAACAACGGTTACTCGTTTTTGCCGTAACGCAAACGACCTCATTGTATTGACAAAATTTTTGCCGCCATGCCCGTAAAGCCAAGATGTTCTAACAATATAATGCTCACGAAGTGTTTTTCGAACGAGCTCTTCCCCCATCCACTTGCTTAATCCGTATATATTAAGCGGATTCGGTTCGTCTGTTTCAACGTAAGGATTTCTTTTTTTTCCATCAAATACATAATCAGAACTAATATAAACTAAAGTCGCCCCAACTCTCTTACAAGCCTGCGCTATCGTTAACGTCCCAATTGCATTTGTGTTAAAAGCAAGCAACGAATGGTCCTCACAATTATCGACTGCCGTATACGCAGCACAATGAAAAACATAGTTTGGCAATATACGTTGAAACACATCCTCTATTTGTTGTTCGTTCGTTATATCAAGAACTTTTTTTGACATTGAAACGACTTCATAAGAAGAGCCTTTCATTTTTTCATATAATGCTTTACCGAGTTGACCTGTTCCACCTGTAATAAGAACTTTCATAATCTCTCATTCCTACCAAGCACGGATTTAACCCATTGTTCATTTTTCACATACCAATCGACCGTTTGTTTTATCCCTTGGGCAAAAGATATTTGTGGTTCCCACCCAAGCTCTTTTCTTACTTTTGTTGAATCAATAGCATATCGACGGTCATGTCCTTTTCGGTCTTCAATAAACTGAATCTGGTGATTATCTTTACCTAAATAAGATAAGATAGTTTGAACAACTTCTATATTTTTCTTTTCATTTTGACCACCAATATTATACACTTCTCCAAATGTGCCCTTCTCCATAATGGTATAAATCGCTTGACAATGGTCTTTTACATATAGCCAATCACGAATATGATCTCCATCTCCATAAACCGGGATCGGTTTATTCTTGAGTGCAAAGTCGATTATCTTTGGAATAAACTTTTCAGGATGTTGGTATGGACCGTAATTATTACTACATCTTGTTGTAATAACAGGTGCATGATACGTTTTAAAATAAGAGCGGACTAATAAATCTGCTCCTGCTTTACTGGCGGAATAAGGATTGTTTGCAGCTAGTGGAGAATGTTCTGTAAAGGGAGATTGATCTTCTTCTAATGACCCATACACTTCATCGGTTGAGATATACACCATTTTCTTTGCATACCCTTCAAGTAAGGCAAGAAGCAAGTGATTCGTACCCATAATATTCGTATTTAAAAACAAACTAGGTTGAACAATACTTCGGTCCACATGGGATTCTGCTGCAAAATGAACAATCACATCATATGTTCTGTCAAATACTTTTTCTATTTGTTCTTTCTTTGTAATATCGACTGAAAAAAAACGATAACGGTTGTCATTGGCAAACGTAGCTGTATTGTCAATATGACCTGCATACGTAAGGGCGTCGACATTCGTGACTTCATACGTTTGCGTGTGACTTAACACGTAATCGATGAAGTTAGAACCGATAAATCCAGCCCCACCTGTTACTAGTAATTGCTTAGTCATCATAACCTCCTGCCGCTCTTTCTCTAGTAAAATAATGATAATTTGCTTCAAAGAGTGACTCAGGCGTTCCTGCATCAATCCACCATTCTTTTAGAAAACTAAACGCCATAGCCTGCCGTTTAACATAAATCAAATTAACATCTGTAATTTCCAGTTCTCCACGTGTTGATGGAGATACTTGCTCAATAAAAGAAAAAACAGTCGGATCATACATATAAATCCCTGTTACACAATAGGCAGGTCCTTTAATATTTGGTTTTTCTATGAGCTCATACACTTTATTTGTTTTTTCATCGATGCGTGCTATTCCATATCTGTTTGGATTTTGCACTTTTTTTAATAAAATATAAGCTCCATCCTCTTGCTTCTTAAACTCCTCAATAAAGGGTGTTAACTTGTCATCAAATAAATTATCTCCTAGTAACACAAGGAACTTTTCGTTCTGTACAAAGGTTTTTGCTATAGAAAGAGCTGCTGCAATTCCACTTGCTTCTTCTTGAACAGCATAGCTCAAACGAACACCGAATTCCTTTCCATCCCCTAATAGCTGTTGGAATGAATCAAGATGATCTCGTGATGTGATAATTAGAATGTCTTTTACATTTGCTTCTTGTAGTTTAAATAATGACCAATATATCATTGGGTACCGACCAACTGGTAGCAAATGTTTATTTACAATTTTCGTCATAGGAGAAAGGCGCGTCCCTGTACCTCCAGCCAGAATGACAGCTTTTCTCATGTTTTACTCACCCCGCTTTTCCTTTAATGATTCGATAAACGTTGAACAACCGTTTCCACGATGGATGCACCCGCTGCCACTGCCAATATGAGAATAATAGGAATAAAATAAATTGGTAACAGCCAATAGCCCGCTAACAAGAAGATAGAGCACCATACTCCTGTACACCAATAACAGCTTAATAGCTCACCGATCCACCGTTTAAGTCCGCGGCCTTTTATCATGACATGAATTTCAACGCTCCCATCTTCAAGCTGATGTTCTTTTTCTTCTAGAAACGGAGTGCGAATCCACTTTGTAATTTGGTCAAAAACAAGCAACCGTGTTAAGCGAAAACTAGCGAATACAAGTAACAAAAAATAAAAAAAGTCAATTGACAACGTCTCTCTCTCCATTCTGTATCAAGCATATTCTCTATACTGTATGTCAATTGTAAAATTTCGGCACAAAATCAAAGGCAAAGTGAAAAAAGTTTCCAAATTACATTGACTCAACTTGTTGACATGTACTGCTTATATTTCGTTATTCAAATATTTTTCTAATAACGCTCTCATTTTTATAGAGGGAATGAAAACATTTATCGGTTGTTTTTGTTGGAGCCGACTTTGAAACATCCATTCGATTAGGTGATGTAAGGAGTACAAGTCTTCATTAATAACGATACCTTTGTTTTCAAAGAACTGTTTTATACTTGTGTTCACTTCTGGATGGGATAAATATAAACAACAGCTTTTATGAGAAAAGTGATCATTCTCTTTTTTATAAAAAGAGACAAAACTATGATTCAGTCCTCGAGGAGTAAGTTTCTCTTTCATTTTGGGATATGTTGTCCACATGACATCATCCGGTTCTGCCTTACACTTTTTTCGGTAAAAGTCATAACAACTCTCCCGAATTACATTTATGATTTCAATGCTGTTCATTTTTTTCTGTAAATCAAAGAACGTAAATGCTTTCTGTTGGCTCCCTATTTTGTTCAAGTCGTTTTTATCACTAGACATTGGATAATAAATATGAATTAATTTTTTATATAATGAACGGTCCTCTTCTTCAGATAAAATATAATCGACTAATTTATACTCATTATCCTCAAATGAAATGGAATACTTTTTATACTTGAACTCGTAAAGCTCGAATAAACTCTTTTGCAATTGTCCGTCAAACATATACGTTAAAAGATAACAGTTTTCGAATGGCTCGTAGAATTTCTTGGGAAATGTCCAATACACAAGTTCATGGTGTTCTTGTTCATTTTGATACAACATCAAACGGTTCGATGTCGCTAATGTTTTCATGTCTGTGAAATATCCATCCATATAAAAAGCTGCATCCCAACTTATCCTTCCTTTGTCACGAACACTAACGACATTGTTTTGTAATAACAGATTAATATCATCCGGGGATATATTAACTGGATGTAAAGTGTTTTTGACTTCATCAAGAATTAACGTATAATTTTGCATCGCTAACAACTCATAACATTCATCGTCCAAGTATTGAAACGGTTGCTGTGTTCCGATAATATTTTCACCATTGGCGAATAAGCTTTTCAGTTGTTGTAACGATGATTGTTCATCGACACGCTTGAAATGCCGTATTTGTGAGTTCAACATCAAACTTGCTTTTTTTTCATCTTGTACAATATAAACAAATTTCTCATACATTGGTGCTTTACTTATATAATGCATAATCCAGCTTGTTTTTCCGCTTCTTTTTATTGAATCAATCACTGTGATTTCTTTCATCATCTCACCTTCTTACACCTCTTCATGAACCATTTGTGATATCCATTTTCTAGGGTATGCCCTATTTCTAATGAGCGTTCTTATGGAATCAGTATTTTACAATGATTACTACTTCTTTTTTGTTGGAAACTGTAGTATACTAGTCTAGCGATGAGCTAATTGCATAAGACGAAGTTGACACGCCTGTAGGCAATGCACAATGTGGAGTGCTGTTTCTTCGCCGCAATATACGTAGAAAAAGACGTCCAATTGGACGTCTTTTTTGTTTTTGCCTTTACCTATCATAAGAAATTGAAGTAGATACGCGGAGAAATGAGTGGAATGATTCAAAATTATAATTGAATCGTTGTAATACACGTATTGTCTCCTTCAAATGAAGAAAACTCTCCTTCTGCTGTCTTTCCGTCATGCGAAATTGTAATAATAAAATGTCTTTCTCGTGGAACCCATAGATCAATAAACCCGTTAGGCAATGACTGGATATCATCGCTTAAAATAACATTCCCATCTGTATCTTCAATGTGTACATGAAAGTCCTCAGTCACAAGCTCCCCTTGGCATCCTGTTAAGCTATGAATCGCACATGGATGTGTGTTTTCGATATATGGGGCAATCGAAACAAAAAACTCATCATCAGGTAACGCGTATACGAGTTGAGTTTCTGCATCTTCTGTTTCCGTAACAATTAGTTCATGTGAAGTAATAGAAGCATTATGAGCCACAAGGGTACCAACACTATAATCATTCACCATCTGTTTCATATTGTCTGTTTCTTCGACTTTGGTTACGTCTGTTTCTGATTCTAATTCTGTTTCCGATTCTGGCATTACAGCTAGTGCAAAAAGATAAAATCCTACCCCTACTACTAATAACGTTATTAATGTGGCAAGCATTACTTTGTTTTTCATCTGTATTCCCCCTAGAGCATTCATTGTCTATTCTTATTTTATGTGAATTAATTCACAATGTAAACCGTTATTTACTGGATATTACGACTTAGATTTATCCTTTAGTCTCTCTTTTCTATACGTGACTCTTATTTTTCATTATAATAATAGTAACATATAAAAAAAGAGGTTTGCTAAATGTTCAAAGGAATTGTTTATTGTGAAGCAAGTTTGTATGTGTATTCTAGCAAAGAAACACATGAAGAAGAGAAAGAAAAATATATAAACTTTCTTTCTAACTATACTCGAAAAACAATTAAAATAACGAGTGTTTCGGTCAAGTCATCTGGATTTGATTCGATTCACCAAGAGCAATATACACGACTTTCTGTATTAGCAGATGTACTGGTCCCGTATGACCCTGTCATTACTCACCTCAATGATTATCGGGTAAAAGGGTGTACCGAATTTCGCAAACATTTTCCTCACGCTGGTGCGATTATGGCTCATTCTATTGATATTTATAATGCATATCGTACAGAAGGATTTCGACCTTTTTAATGATTCGATATATACAATAATAACGATTTTACATTATACTAATACTAGTTGTAACTAGAGTAGAGGAGGAAGTAAATTGGGATTTTTTGATGGATTAATGGGTAATGCGTCTGAGGTAAATGTAAATGACATTCAAAATGAATTTGCGCGAATATTAGCACCGCATGAGCAAATTGAAAAAGCGTATAAATTAATTCGTGATTTGTTTTTATTTACGGACAAGCGTTTAATTCTCGTCGATAAACAAGGATTAACGGGTAAAAAGGTTGAGTTTCACTCGATTCCATACAAAAACATCACTCATTTTAGTATTGAAACAGCGGGAAATTTTGACTTAGATGCGGAGTTGAAAATTTGGTTATCAGGAAATTCGACACCGATTCAAAAGCAGTTTAACAAAAGTTTAAACATCTATGAGCTACAATCCGTCTTAGCTACTTACGTATTGCGTTAATGAGCTAGATGTTCGGACATTTATTCCGCTATATTAAAGAATATTATCAAAACTAATATCGTTACGGACATCTGTTCCGCTATTTCTTCATTTCAGCTCAAATT
It contains:
- the rfbD gene encoding dTDP-4-dehydrorhamnose reductase → MKVLITGGTGQLGKALYEKMKGSSYEVVSMSKKVLDITNEQQIEDVFQRILPNYVFHCAAYTAVDNCEDHSLLAFNTNAIGTLTIAQACKRVGATLVYISSDYVFDGKKRNPYVETDEPNPLNIYGLSKWMGEELVRKTLREHYIVRTSWLYGHGGKNFVNTMRSFALRQKRVTVVDDQLGAPTYVCDLLDVLIKLIDKPYGIYHVRNEGECSWYQFAQCIYEESGSDVNLVEPTSSIKYKSKALRPSYSLLDIAKLEENKIPKPRHWKLALREFLKKEGDDD
- the rfbB gene encoding dTDP-glucose 4,6-dehydratase → MMTKQLLVTGGAGFIGSNFIDYVLSHTQTYEVTNVDALTYAGHIDNTATFANDNRYRFFSVDITKKEQIEKVFDRTYDVIVHFAAESHVDRSIVQPSLFLNTNIMGTNHLLLALLEGYAKKMVYISTDEVYGSLEEDQSPFTEHSPLAANNPYSASKAGADLLVRSYFKTYHAPVITTRCSNNYGPYQHPEKFIPKIIDFALKNKPIPVYGDGDHIRDWLYVKDHCQAIYTIMEKGTFGEVYNIGGQNEKKNIEVVQTILSYLGKDNHQIQFIEDRKGHDRRYAIDSTKVRKELGWEPQISFAQGIKQTVDWYVKNEQWVKSVLGRNERL
- a CDS encoding sugar phosphate nucleotidyltransferase; this translates as MRKAVILAGGTGTRLSPMTKIVNKHLLPVGRYPMIYWSLFKLQEANVKDILIITSRDHLDSFQQLLGDGKEFGVRLSYAVQEEASGIAAALSIAKTFVQNEKFLVLLGDNLFDDKLTPFIEEFKKQEDGAYILLKKVQNPNRYGIARIDEKTNKVYELIEKPNIKGPAYCVTGIYMYDPTVFSFIEQVSPSTRGELEITDVNLIYVKRQAMAFSFLKEWWIDAGTPESLFEANYHYFTRERAAGGYDD
- a CDS encoding DUF1360 domain-containing protein, which produces MDFFYFLLLVFASFRLTRLLVFDQITKWIRTPFLEEKEHQLEDGSVEIHVMIKGRGLKRWIGELLSCYWCTGVWCSIFLLAGYWLLPIYFIPIILILAVAAGASIVETVVQRLSNH
- a CDS encoding CueP family metal-binding protein yields the protein MKNKVMLATLITLLVVGVGFYLFALAVMPESETELESETDVTKVEETDNMKQMVNDYSVGTLVAHNASITSHELIVTETEDAETQLVYALPDDEFFVSIAPYIENTHPCAIHSLTGCQGELVTEDFHVHIEDTDGNVILSDDIQSLPNGFIDLWVPRERHFIITISHDGKTAEGEFSSFEGDNTCITTIQL
- a CDS encoding PH domain-containing protein encodes the protein MGFFDGLMGNASEVNVNDIQNEFARILAPHEQIEKAYKLIRDLFLFTDKRLILVDKQGLTGKKVEFHSIPYKNITHFSIETAGNFDLDAELKIWLSGNSTPIQKQFNKSLNIYELQSVLATYVLR